In the genome of Burkholderia sp. PAMC 26561, the window GTCGACTACGACGGAGGGCGCCATGGACGGCTTCGAACATATTCTCGTCGGCCTTGCACTGCTGGCCGCATTGGCAATTGGCATGCTCGCGCACGACTGGCGCGACGACTTTCGCGAACGCATGATGGGCCGTTCGGTCCACGATTCGCTGCACGACTGGTGGATGCGGCATCGGCATTGAATGCCGGTTTATTCGACGGAATCAGGCGTCACATCGGACGCATCGAGCATTGTCCGGTGAGTCGCCTCGTACGCATCAATCTGCAGATACAGCCGGTGAACCGTCTGGATCTGCGTATGCGACAAGTGCGATGCCCGTGCCACCAATGCCAGCCGTTCCCGCCAGTAGGCTGGCGGGAGAATCGGACTCAGCGCGTCGTCGATGAGTGAACGCCGCAGCACCAGCTCGAGGTGCGACAACTCCTGATCCGCCAGCATTGCGGAAAATGCGCCCTGAGGCTTGGTGTCGGACATAAGGTTCATCAGTGCTCAACGGCTGCATTCATTGAAACTTTAGGTGTCCGCCGGTCGGTACAAACCCTTGGGGTCTTCGCCTGCCTCGGTTTCTTACTGGATGGGTCTCGCGATCGCGCGGTCCAGATCGGCGCGCGCGCGGTTCACCTTGCGTTGCCACGCGGCAATGTTGAGCTGGTCCGTGCCCTTCTTTTGCGCCCGCGCCAATTCGCCCTCCCACGCGCGCAGCGTGTTCCTGGCCTGCGCGATGGCGTCATTGTGGCGCTTGAGCGCGCCGGACCTGCGTTGCTCGATGGCCTCCGGCGTGCATTCGGCGTTGGTTTTATCGAGCGCCGCTTGCAGCGAATCGAGTTGCGCCGTGTCGTCCCGATTGAGCGCAATGGCCATCTGTCGTTCCAGGCTCTGGCGATGGGCGTCGCATGCATCGGTTTCCGGCGAGGCGTGAGCAACCGACAAACACATGCTGAGCGCGACGGCGACGAACAATTTCATGGCGGAATCCGTAACTGACTAGATTGGGCTTTGGGTCGAAAAGCGTGTCCCGCCGTTATCCTGAGCAGGCGAGGTCGGCGTATTTTAGCGAGTTGTGGATTGCGCGCGGAATGAGTTTTGCGCGGTTTGCACTGACTGACTACTTTTTCACGAGGAATACGCTCATGCGTTTCGATTACGAGGGCTTTCATATCGATTGCCGGTCGCGGCACGATCAGGACGGCCTTTACTACGCCCAGGCGCACATCACGAAGGCTCCGGCCAAGGGCAACGGGCATCCGGAACGGCACGAGTCAGGCGACATAGACGCATTCGATAACGACAGCGACGCCATTGCTTGCGCGCGGGCCTGGGCCATTGACTGGTGCAGTGAGCATGCGGCCTAGCGCGGCACGGGTGGATGCGCCCGTCGCATGCTAGGATCGCGGCCTGCCAACGGGAGAAGCCATGCAATATTTGCACAATGAACATGTCATCGACGTGTTCGTCGAAAAGCGTGGGGACCGTTGGGACTGGTCCGTGCAGGCGGGCGCGCTGCCGCTCAAGAAGAATACGGGCGAGATGGCGCCGACCAGCAATGTTGCGGAAAATGAAGCGCTGATGTGGGCGAAGCGTGAGCTCGACCGAAGGTTTCCGGTCGAGCGCGAGTAGACGGCTTAAGTTCGCGTCAGGCGCGCCGTTAGTATTGGCATGGAACCTTTAAACTTCACCTCCGATGCCTCCCGTGACCTCATCCGGGCAGCCGGCGAGACGCTCGAACTGATTTGCCGCCTGCGCGGCATTGCGCTCGAAGCACTCACCGACGACGAACTCGGCGAGTTCTTTCTCAATGCGCTGGTGGTCGATGCCTGAAGGCATGATGCAGTCGGCCGGTTGAATGCCCGCGTTTTTTCTCAAGTTATGTGCTGCGCGGCCGTTATCCGGGTCATGGACATGACCAATCCCACCGCGACCGCGTTTCGCAACCTCGTGCTTGCCGCCGACGAGACCCTCCATCTGCTGTGCCGCCTGCGCGGCATCACCATCGATGATTTGTCGGAAGACGCGCTCGAAGCGTTTTTCTTCGAAGCGCTCGATGACGAGTTCTGGGTGAATTCGCGGTAGGGGTTTTTTCTCAAGGCCGGCTTGGCGTTTTGCCGGACCCGAGATAGCTCTGATGGACAGAGCTGGAGCTTCTTGGTCCCCCTGGCAGGAATCGAACCTGCATCTAGCGCTTAGGAGGCACTTGTTCTATCCATTGAACTACAGGGAGATGGATATGAGCGGTGAGCGTACGTTCGGCCAAGCCGCTTCTTCCTAAATGAAGCGCCGACGCAGCGGGCAGAGTATAGCAAAGAGCGCCACGGTGAAGGGCAGCGGCGGCATTGCTGTAACTGGAAAACCGCAGCCTTTCCTAAGTCCTCGGGAGCGCTCAACAATCAATTTTCCAGCTACTCGATCGGGCGTCGCGCGAAATCTCTCCGGTCAAACGTCGTCGAACGAATAACCGTGCTTACAAAGCCGAGTTCTTGCCGCAAACATTTGATGGCCCGGAATGATAGCCGCCGCTAGCAACGCCCGTAAGCAGCTCCAAACCAGCGCGCAAGGCGTCGTCGGAGAACGTGCTGTCTTTTGAGCGGGCGAACGGCTGGATCGACCGGTTCGTGCATTCGTTGCCGTATGCGCTGTTTGCGAGCGGGGTGGCGCTCAGCCGGACGTTATCGGCGGCCGTATTGGCATTCGCATTTGAAACCATCGACGCAATACCTCCGGCGCACAGGATAAATACGGCTGTCAGACGCGTTATGTTTTCCATGGATTGCTCTCGATAATGTGTTGCAAAAACACGGACCGATTATCGGGCGAATTGGTATTAGCGTCAATTTCCGGCATTAGCTCAATAGGATAGCTTTTGGACGAATATGATCGCCGTTCACTCCAGGCATAAGCCATGACTGAATTGGAAACTGCTTCGGTCGTTTTTTTCCTTCTGCTGGCGTCGGCCGGCGTCGGCGTATTCATCCGTCCGCTGTTGCCGGAAGAGCACAAGGCGTTCGAGACCGTGCAATTGCTGAAGCTGGTGATCGGCATGCTCGTCACGTTCGCGGCGCTCGTGCTGGGGTTGCTGACGGCGTCGGCGAAAACCCTGTTCGATACCACCAACAACGACATCCGCAGCTACGCCACCGCGCTGATCCAGCTCGACAACAGCCTGCGCCAGTATGGACCCGACGCCGATACCCCCCGCCAGCTCCTGCGCACCTATACGGCGGCTGCGATTGCATCGACGTGGGCGCAGGAATCACCGCCGCCGGGAGATTATTATCCGAAAGTCCTGGCACCTGATCCGAATGCTGATCACCTTGACAGCCGCCAGTTGGGAGCGCTGCTTGAGCGTGCGCAACACGAAGTGCGCGAACTGCAACCGCGTGACCCGTACCATCAAAAGATGGATAGCGAGGCGCTGCTCCGGTTCGACAACCTCGTCCAGCAACGATGGAAGATCGTCGAGGAGGCGCGCGGGTCGATATCGACACCGTTCGACCGCATCCTGGTCTTCTGGCTGCTCGTCATCTTCCTGTGCTTCGGGTTGATCGCACCGCGCAACGCGCTGGCGTTCGTGATCATCACACTCGGCGCGCTTTCCATAGCATCGGCGGTGCTTGTTATCCTCGACCTCGGCACGCCGTTCACAGGACCGATCATCGTGCCAAGCCAACCCATGCGCGACGCGCTTTCGTATCTGAGCCGCTGAAGCCCGCCAACTATCCGTTCCACATGCCATCGACGCTCTACACCGATCCACGCCTGGTCGCGCTTTACGACACGCTGAACCCCGCTGCGGCGGATACCGCCTTCTACCTTGCGCTTGCCGCAGGCAAGGACCGTGTCATCGATATCGGTTGCGGTACTGGTTTGCTCACATGCGAGCTGGCGGCGCAGGGCGCTCATGTGATCGGCATCGATCCGGCGCCTGCCATGCTGAAGGTCGCGCGCAAGCGGCCGCACGCCGACCGCGTCGACTGGATCGAAGGCGATGCCCGTGCTCTCACCGTGTTATCCCCGGCCGATCTCGTTTTGATGACGGGCCATGTGGCGCAGGTTTTTATCGATGACAGCGTTTTTCTGGAAACGCTCAGAGCCGCCCGGCACGCGTTGCGTACAGGTGGCAGACTGGCCTTCGAAAGCCGCAATCCGGCTGTGCGTGCCTGGGAGGCATGGACGCCCTCGAGTTCACGCAGAAAGATCACGGTGGACGGGATTGGCGAGGTAGAAGTGTGGCTTGCTGATGCCGCCGAAAGCCCGCAATCAGTCGTGCGCTTCACGACGCACTACAAGTTTCGCGCATCGGGAAACGAACTGATATCGCAAAGCGCGCTACGGTTTCGCAGCCAGGACGAGCTCGCCACGCTGCTCGATCAGGCGGGTTTCGGCAAGCTTGAGTGGTTTGGCGACTGGGACAAAACAGCGGTAAG includes:
- a CDS encoding DUF1090 family protein — protein: MKLFVAVALSMCLSVAHASPETDACDAHRQSLERQMAIALNRDDTAQLDSLQAALDKTNAECTPEAIEQRRSGALKRHNDAIAQARNTLRAWEGELARAQKKGTDQLNIAAWQRKVNRARADLDRAIARPIQ
- a CDS encoding bestrophin-like domain; this translates as MTELETASVVFFLLLASAGVGVFIRPLLPEEHKAFETVQLLKLVIGMLVTFAALVLGLLTASAKTLFDTTNNDIRSYATALIQLDNSLRQYGPDADTPRQLLRTYTAAAIASTWAQESPPPGDYYPKVLAPDPNADHLDSRQLGALLERAQHEVRELQPRDPYHQKMDSEALLRFDNLVQQRWKIVEEARGSISTPFDRILVFWLLVIFLCFGLIAPRNALAFVIITLGALSIASAVLVILDLGTPFTGPIIVPSQPMRDALSYLSR
- a CDS encoding class I SAM-dependent methyltransferase — protein: MPSTLYTDPRLVALYDTLNPAAADTAFYLALAAGKDRVIDIGCGTGLLTCELAAQGAHVIGIDPAPAMLKVARKRPHADRVDWIEGDARALTVLSPADLVLMTGHVAQVFIDDSVFLETLRAARHALRTGGRLAFESRNPAVRAWEAWTPSSSRRKITVDGIGEVEVWLADAAESPQSVVRFTTHYKFRASGNELISQSALRFRSQDELATLLDQAGFGKLEWFGDWDKTAVRADSRELIVIAR